A single window of Candidatus Methanoperedens sp. DNA harbors:
- a CDS encoding LysM peptidoglycan-binding domain-containing protein: MEPKKGFIKILDGNKKGKQIEILYFPPEYSLERSNTFSEIAIPGLESPYLQFVKGNAGTITIEVFYDTYEKGTDVREITSQLTDLLNIDPTIHAPPPLQFIWGLDPKEPFNCVLERVTKKFTMFNSDGVPVRARLNITLKEFKMQLNSRERELQSPDKTKVYIAKQGDSLWAIAYREYGDPDMWRPIAEKNNIYNPRSLKPGTELAIPPLE, translated from the coding sequence ATGGAGCCGAAAAAAGGTTTTATTAAAATACTTGATGGGAATAAAAAGGGTAAGCAGATAGAGATACTCTATTTTCCTCCGGAATACTCCCTGGAAAGGAGCAATACATTCTCAGAAATAGCAATACCGGGACTTGAATCTCCTTATCTCCAGTTTGTAAAAGGAAACGCCGGAACGATCACGATTGAGGTTTTCTATGATACTTACGAAAAAGGAACAGATGTAAGGGAAATTACCAGCCAGCTTACTGATCTTTTAAATATCGATCCCACGATCCATGCTCCGCCTCCCCTGCAATTTATCTGGGGGCTTGATCCTAAAGAACCTTTTAATTGCGTACTTGAACGGGTGACAAAAAAGTTCACAATGTTCAACTCCGATGGGGTACCGGTCAGGGCAAGACTGAATATCACATTGAAAGAATTCAAGATGCAGCTAAACAGCCGGGAAAGGGAGCTCCAATCACCTGATAAAACAAAGGTGTATATAGCAAAGCAGGGCGACAGCCTCTGGGCTATAGCGTACAGGGAATACGGCGACCCTGATATGTGGAGACCTATTGCGGAAAAAAATAATATTTATAACCCACGGTCTTTAAAACCGGGTACGGAATTGGCAATCCCGCCGCTGGAATAA
- a CDS encoding phage late control D family protein, with translation MATAISGMDIYAPVFKIKQNGEEYPPKESILNIEIDEDLESPAMFRLSLNEEINIRTQQFRWLDDDKIKPGTEVEIFFGYATSKKQGMMKGKIKALTPGFQSTGNPTLSVEGYDHSHDMQKTAKKFTDTEVTYSTIAQEIAQANGLSAKVDPTEITHGKVERIKNETDYDLLKRLSNEIGYEFFIRNKELYFREPRDNIGGDFTFEFRKNFINFNPRMTTASLVNEVHVTAWNIKDKESISESATISDIKSSVGNPDFDSIIEQSNGTKVDVKLEGRLVRSQKEAKNLAKAELKRRNKGFIEGMLECIGDSSLRPGITVNIEKVGKRFSGVYYITKATHSIGDAGYKTTITVRRSIL, from the coding sequence ATGGCAACAGCGATTTCAGGCATGGATATTTATGCGCCCGTATTTAAGATAAAACAAAATGGCGAGGAATACCCGCCAAAAGAGAGCATCTTAAATATTGAGATAGATGAAGACCTGGAAAGTCCTGCGATGTTCCGGCTGTCATTAAATGAAGAGATCAACATCCGGACGCAGCAATTCAGGTGGCTTGATGATGATAAGATCAAACCCGGAACAGAGGTAGAGATTTTCTTCGGGTATGCGACATCAAAGAAACAGGGTATGATGAAAGGAAAAATCAAGGCACTTACACCCGGTTTCCAGTCAACCGGCAATCCAACGCTTAGCGTTGAAGGTTATGATCATTCACACGATATGCAAAAGACAGCAAAAAAATTTACTGATACGGAAGTAACTTACTCAACGATCGCACAGGAGATCGCACAGGCAAATGGCCTTTCGGCAAAGGTGGATCCCACGGAAATAACTCATGGGAAGGTTGAACGGATAAAAAATGAAACGGATTATGATCTCTTAAAAAGGCTTTCTAATGAGATTGGTTATGAATTTTTCATCAGGAATAAAGAATTGTACTTTCGTGAGCCCAGAGATAACATCGGGGGAGATTTTACTTTCGAGTTCAGGAAAAATTTCATCAATTTCAATCCGCGGATGACCACTGCATCGCTTGTAAATGAAGTACATGTAACGGCCTGGAACATAAAGGATAAAGAAAGTATCTCCGAATCCGCCACGATCAGTGATATCAAGAGCAGCGTTGGGAACCCTGATTTTGATAGCATCATAGAACAGTCCAATGGAACAAAAGTGGATGTAAAGCTTGAAGGAAGGCTTGTACGATCCCAGAAAGAAGCAAAGAACCTTGCAAAAGCAGAATTAAAAAGAAGGAATAAAGGTTTCATTGAAGGTATGCTTGAATGTATCGGTGATTCTTCACTCCGGCCCGGAATAACGGTAAATATTGAAAAAGTCGGGAAACGGTTCAGCGGCGTATATTACATAACAAAAGCGACGCATTCCATAGGCGATGCGGGTTATAAAACCACCATCACTGTGCGAAGGAGTATTTTATGA
- a CDS encoding radical SAM protein: MKPFFFLKPGKGNSYQVFNPVDNTEYELNYIGYRILEHCDGSLEPEEIADRLIRDFALAKSDAVDYINVFLDEMYRLGMIAWRQEKYESYRNWGAPSTVFWDITGECNLRCVHCYNFEGKQHENELSTPEVKRSLEEMSGFGVKNISFSGGEPFARKDMLEIIRHAAGLGFDTVGVSTNGILLDRDIVRNLTIPKLNVQISIDGDDPDTHDMMRGVKGAFESAIHSIRILLEEGVNTSVCTTATKLNVERIPGIIRLMGDLGVKNYRVQGAVPMGRGKKNADLRLTPGRMKELVEYLEKRNIQVSSYNVTLKPPPAGPVNLCDPGVCSAACSVCSITSDGNVVPCTYFWGINGDNLRDHSFQWIWENSPVLNYFRSIRLNDIKGLCRDCKWLPVCHGGCKAENYSNGDMFGSSHSCWVAEETRNRILSSGKIETQKLIA; the protein is encoded by the coding sequence GTGAAGCCTTTCTTTTTCCTGAAACCCGGGAAAGGGAACAGTTACCAGGTATTTAATCCTGTAGATAATACGGAATATGAGCTGAATTATATCGGATACAGGATACTGGAACATTGTGATGGGTCACTGGAGCCTGAAGAAATCGCAGACCGTCTCATAAGGGATTTTGCCCTTGCTAAATCCGATGCTGTGGATTATATCAATGTATTTCTCGATGAGATGTACAGGCTTGGAATGATAGCATGGAGACAGGAAAAATATGAATCTTACAGGAACTGGGGCGCCCCATCTACCGTATTCTGGGATATAACCGGGGAATGTAACCTCAGGTGCGTTCATTGCTACAATTTTGAGGGAAAGCAGCATGAGAATGAACTTTCAACTCCGGAAGTCAAACGTTCGCTTGAAGAGATGTCAGGTTTCGGTGTAAAAAACATCTCCTTCAGCGGCGGGGAACCTTTCGCGCGAAAGGATATGCTCGAGATAATCCGGCACGCTGCCGGTCTTGGATTTGATACTGTTGGTGTTTCCACCAACGGGATACTACTGGACAGGGATATCGTGAGAAATCTTACGATACCGAAACTAAATGTACAGATCAGCATAGATGGCGATGATCCGGATACCCATGACATGATGCGCGGAGTAAAAGGCGCATTTGAAAGCGCGATCCATAGCATCCGGATTCTCCTGGAAGAAGGCGTTAATACTTCTGTATGCACAACAGCCACGAAATTGAACGTAGAACGGATACCCGGCATTATCCGGCTTATGGGGGACCTGGGTGTGAAAAACTACAGGGTGCAGGGTGCGGTGCCCATGGGACGCGGGAAAAAGAACGCGGATTTAAGGCTTACGCCGGGCAGGATGAAGGAACTTGTAGAGTACCTTGAAAAAAGGAATATACAGGTTTCAAGTTACAATGTCACACTCAAACCACCTCCTGCGGGTCCGGTTAATTTATGTGATCCAGGTGTATGCAGCGCAGCCTGTTCTGTCTGTTCCATAACCTCGGACGGCAATGTAGTTCCATGTACATACTTCTGGGGAATAAACGGTGATAACCTGCGCGACCATTCATTCCAGTGGATATGGGAGAACTCTCCGGTTTTAAATTATTTCAGGAGCATCCGCCTGAATGATATCAAAGGATTATGTCGTGACTGCAAATGGCTTCCTGTATGTCACGGGGGATGTAAAGCTGAGAATTATTCGAACGGGGATATGTTTGGATCAAGTCATAGCTGCTGGGTGGCTGAGGAAACCAGAAATAGAATACTGTCAAGCGGGAAAATTGAAACTCAAAAATTAATTGCATAA
- a CDS encoding SH3 domain-containing protein — translation MGEAVKAEAKKPVTNKDRENRASPKMMEVSHVAGSPFEQMLLLQRTIGNQAVGRLLKSGALQAKLKAGQPGDTCEQEADRVAGQVMRMPQVQFLEEETVTAIDPHASLDRIPAGGETRDLTGIVAWDRSPVLRLRSSPDTTVDNVITSLPFSTHVQVIKVFPGGWSLVSTEHGELGYAASEYIKTNLPEPNAGIHRVEAGTPGFAISIAERYYKEYADDWGQDLRFYVNVLAWANKKPVPNTTDGWKSVAFDAMDLIWVPSPTFARSLRGTVGSGSISHDIAESIGVADFLDRTGELWSDFKSAIKLSLSYIPEAVARYAAAAVVDILISLMLLVVAAAAILAISTAIGAAIGALAGGVGAAPGAAAGFEVGLALINWLGLGMLVVWVVSALIDVGAAFGSFLGMVWDARGDKKALDSAARQFAEAIGILVAVLLEAIVAYVASVGMKRGLGVLRASPRGKAFNNSAFGDWLNERVRTYRSGEGPIKSPLDTIKGIVRNVTLVDGNKSPLGEFDGIDMNKGEFLENKSAAGLDKPNPRTGLPQQSPKDWALKQIYKKTKVRISALASAAGTTGTGKVPTIAQIRGFRQLRFLIDMDSPAIRAAVYAEIAKLKTENPGWSFSADFGVTISPPPVRSDDPEQE, via the coding sequence TTGGGTGAAGCAGTAAAGGCAGAAGCTAAAAAGCCTGTGACAAATAAGGATAGAGAGAACAGGGCTTCCCCTAAAATGATGGAAGTTTCTCACGTTGCAGGTTCGCCTTTTGAACAGATGCTGTTACTCCAGAGAACCATCGGTAACCAGGCAGTCGGGAGGCTTCTTAAATCAGGAGCCTTGCAGGCAAAACTTAAAGCCGGCCAACCAGGAGATACCTGCGAGCAGGAAGCTGACAGGGTGGCCGGGCAGGTCATGAGGATGCCGCAGGTTCAGTTTCTGGAAGAAGAGACGGTCACTGCCATCGACCCCCACGCGAGCCTTGACAGGATTCCGGCCGGTGGCGAGACTCGTGACCTCACGGGCATTGTCGCCTGGGATAGGAGTCCTGTGCTGCGGCTGCGCTCATCACCCGATACGACCGTGGACAATGTCATCACCAGCCTTCCATTCAGTACGCACGTCCAGGTTATCAAGGTGTTTCCGGGTGGCTGGAGTCTTGTGAGTACTGAACACGGTGAGCTGGGGTATGCTGCCAGCGAATACATCAAGACAAACCTGCCTGAACCGAACGCCGGGATTCACCGGGTCGAGGCTGGAACGCCTGGCTTTGCCATCTCAATAGCCGAGCGCTACTACAAGGAATATGCCGATGACTGGGGACAGGACCTGCGTTTCTATGTTAATGTGCTGGCCTGGGCAAACAAGAAGCCAGTACCGAATACCACGGATGGCTGGAAATCTGTCGCGTTTGACGCCATGGACCTGATCTGGGTTCCCAGCCCGACGTTCGCACGCAGCCTCAGGGGCACGGTCGGCTCCGGCTCCATCTCGCACGACATCGCCGAAAGCATCGGCGTTGCGGACTTCCTCGATCGCACCGGTGAGCTCTGGAGCGACTTTAAGAGTGCAATCAAGCTCTCGCTATCATACATCCCTGAGGCTGTCGCACGTTACGCCGCCGCTGCGGTCGTGGACATACTTATATCCCTGATGCTACTGGTTGTCGCGGCTGCCGCGATCCTGGCGATCTCAACCGCGATCGGCGCAGCCATCGGGGCGCTGGCTGGAGGGGTGGGCGCAGCACCCGGAGCAGCGGCTGGCTTTGAAGTGGGGCTGGCGTTGATAAACTGGCTCGGCCTCGGTATGCTTGTGGTCTGGGTCGTTAGCGCCTTAATCGATGTGGGTGCAGCGTTTGGAAGTTTCCTCGGAATGGTATGGGATGCGCGCGGGGACAAGAAGGCGCTCGATTCCGCAGCCCGCCAGTTTGCAGAGGCGATCGGGATATTGGTGGCCGTGCTTCTGGAGGCTATCGTGGCCTATGTCGCCTCGGTCGGAATGAAAAGAGGTCTGGGCGTCCTCAGGGCAAGCCCGCGCGGCAAAGCTTTCAACAACAGCGCCTTTGGTGATTGGCTCAACGAACGCGTCCGCACATATCGGTCCGGGGAGGGCCCGATCAAGAGCCCGCTCGACACCATCAAGGGCATAGTCCGCAACGTCACACTGGTTGACGGTAATAAATCTCCCCTGGGTGAGTTCGATGGCATCGATATGAATAAAGGGGAGTTCCTGGAGAACAAATCGGCAGCTGGCCTCGATAAGCCGAACCCGCGCACCGGATTGCCGCAGCAGAGCCCTAAGGATTGGGCTTTAAAGCAGATATACAAAAAGACGAAGGTGCGGATCTCGGCGCTGGCGAGCGCTGCGGGGACGACTGGGACGGGCAAGGTACCGACGATCGCACAGATTCGGGGCTTTCGGCAGCTGCGCTTCCTCATAGATATGGACTCCCCGGC
- a CDS encoding phage tail protein, whose amino-acid sequence MSMQDLLPRPQQDSHIYGVVIAVVTSNQDTEGLGRIKINFPWRGEKDESYWARIASPMAGNERGMVFYPEVDDEVLVAFEHGDINQPYVIGSLWNGKDKPPETNSDGKNNIRKIKSRSGHEIIFNDDDTAMKEKIEIHTKGKHKIVLDDSSGQEKIEIVDKTGSNKIVIDSVANSINIESAMELKIKGNIVEIEGTTSLTLKSSAVLTIQGSIVKIN is encoded by the coding sequence ATGAGCATGCAAGACCTGCTGCCGCGTCCACAGCAGGACAGTCACATATATGGCGTGGTAATAGCTGTGGTCACAAGCAACCAGGATACAGAAGGACTCGGCAGGATCAAGATCAATTTTCCATGGAGAGGAGAAAAGGATGAAAGCTACTGGGCAAGAATCGCAAGCCCCATGGCAGGAAACGAAAGAGGTATGGTTTTTTATCCTGAAGTTGATGACGAAGTGCTGGTGGCATTTGAGCACGGGGATATAAACCAGCCATATGTCATCGGATCTCTCTGGAATGGAAAGGATAAACCTCCCGAAACCAACAGCGATGGGAAGAATAATATCAGGAAGATCAAATCAAGAAGCGGACATGAAATAATTTTTAATGATGACGATACCGCAATGAAGGAAAAAATCGAGATCCATACTAAAGGGAAACATAAGATAGTGCTTGATGACTCATCAGGCCAGGAAAAGATCGAGATAGTTGATAAGACCGGGAGTAATAAGATCGTGATCGATTCGGTGGCGAATTCAATAAACATCGAAAGCGCCATGGAACTTAAAATAAAAGGAAATATTGTTGAGATAGAGGGTACAACGTCGCTTACCCTCAAATCCAGCGCTGTTCTTACTATCCAGGGATCAATCGTAAAGATAAATTAG
- a CDS encoding putative baseplate assembly protein yields MDTWKWLITMVLPKQNLDDKTFSQLAQEGRKLIPRYAPQWTDHNLSDPGITLIDLFAWLTETTLFRINLIRDSHKIKYLKLLGFTPLPPQPAIVDLSFRSGRQLPLPEGEVIRTEISGKTMYFELLEKISIVPLNLEKVIVDEKTGGIFDRTGANEQEDLFYAPFGMKDHENNTLYLGFDKEAEELSFMVYLYEKDLEVDAGKHGDEKGSTPVISEFTWEMSILPDGSKWQTIDPGTIIDETEGFNKSGRIIFNDLKGWVTSQNIIWKDTNNISYSWLRCILRKSGFQYPVRIETISINTVPAIHGKTINADNTWKRTGEFSSSNTSENSNISNGMPSQVFTSPCKPILDRTLLVSVSGEYNEYFAAWNEIPGRDSQRLLKYLANKLYFDWIKHADIEKNATGDIIEISDDRNKILLFLNALKTKVSMVMDERGVCDFTVKIQDHELKMYSGLWTEVDDFDGSGPDDNHYILNKEPGEIKFGDGLNGRIPPESSKITAVRYRVGGGSEGNFKAGYYWKVENEKKTIGHTLEIVNHKPSTGGKDAEILDDAIERCLRDMKIPYTAVTSRDFEYIAMNTPGLRVAKAKAIPDYKKDGENSKASVTIAVLPYTPIETFIAPPSPPPGFIDAICRHVDKHRLLGTQIHIESPQFIRVNVSMTIDPVKGYSEKELTGTVKKELALFLHPVKGWFDKKGWPIGRLVSRSEIFEHIRKIEGIKCILKISISGDNGSSPDANGNLKLPSEISTVYPGSISVIINKDLNKCRSDGVNG; encoded by the coding sequence ATGGATACCTGGAAGTGGTTGATAACAATGGTACTGCCAAAACAAAACCTGGATGATAAGACTTTCAGCCAGCTTGCGCAGGAGGGAAGAAAACTCATCCCAAGATATGCGCCGCAGTGGACAGACCATAACCTGAGCGACCCCGGTATCACGCTGATAGACCTTTTTGCCTGGTTAACCGAGACCACATTATTCCGGATAAACCTGATACGGGATAGTCATAAAATCAAATACCTGAAACTACTGGGATTCACGCCGCTTCCACCTCAACCTGCAATCGTAGATCTTTCATTCAGGTCTGGCAGACAATTGCCATTGCCAGAAGGTGAGGTTATAAGAACAGAAATATCGGGCAAAACTATGTATTTTGAGTTGCTCGAAAAAATCAGTATTGTTCCTTTAAATCTTGAAAAAGTAATTGTTGATGAAAAAACAGGAGGAATCTTTGACAGGACAGGAGCAAATGAACAGGAAGACCTTTTTTATGCTCCATTTGGCATGAAGGATCATGAAAATAATACTCTTTATCTTGGATTTGATAAGGAAGCAGAAGAACTCAGCTTTATGGTCTATCTTTATGAAAAGGACTTGGAGGTAGATGCCGGGAAACATGGTGATGAAAAAGGATCAACCCCTGTCATTTCCGAATTTACCTGGGAAATGTCGATCCTTCCTGATGGGAGCAAATGGCAAACTATCGATCCTGGAACGATTATTGATGAGACAGAGGGCTTTAACAAAAGCGGACGGATAATTTTTAATGATCTTAAAGGCTGGGTTACGTCACAGAATATAATATGGAAGGATACAAATAATATATCTTATTCCTGGCTGAGATGCATCCTGAGAAAATCCGGTTTCCAGTACCCTGTGCGAATTGAAACAATAAGTATCAATACAGTTCCTGCGATACATGGGAAGACAATTAATGCAGATAATACCTGGAAAAGGACCGGAGAATTTTCCAGCAGTAATACCAGCGAAAATAGCAATATCAGTAATGGCATGCCTTCACAGGTCTTTACATCACCCTGCAAACCCATTCTTGACAGGACACTCCTGGTTTCGGTTTCCGGTGAATATAACGAATATTTTGCAGCCTGGAATGAGATACCCGGCAGGGATAGTCAAAGGCTTTTAAAATACCTGGCAAACAAGCTTTATTTTGACTGGATAAAGCATGCAGATATCGAAAAGAACGCGACAGGTGATATTATTGAAATATCCGATGACAGGAACAAAATTCTTCTTTTTCTTAATGCGTTGAAAACAAAAGTAAGCATGGTAATGGATGAGAGAGGTGTTTGTGATTTTACTGTCAAAATACAGGATCATGAATTAAAAATGTACAGCGGGCTATGGACAGAAGTTGATGACTTTGATGGTTCGGGACCCGATGATAATCATTACATTCTTAATAAAGAACCGGGGGAAATAAAATTCGGGGATGGTTTAAATGGCAGGATCCCGCCTGAATCATCCAAGATAACAGCGGTCAGATACAGGGTAGGCGGCGGGAGTGAAGGAAATTTCAAAGCCGGATATTACTGGAAAGTTGAAAATGAGAAAAAAACCATTGGTCACACCCTGGAAATTGTTAACCATAAACCATCAACCGGAGGAAAAGATGCCGAAATCCTTGACGATGCGATCGAAAGATGTCTCCGTGACATGAAAATCCCTTATACTGCCGTCACTTCCAGGGATTTTGAATATATCGCCATGAACACACCCGGATTAAGGGTGGCAAAAGCAAAAGCCATACCGGATTATAAGAAAGATGGGGAAAACAGTAAGGCTTCAGTCACTATAGCCGTACTGCCATATACACCCATCGAGACATTTATTGCTCCGCCTTCACCCCCGCCCGGATTTATTGATGCAATATGCCGCCATGTGGATAAACACAGGCTTCTTGGAACGCAAATCCATATCGAGTCCCCGCAATTTATCCGTGTCAATGTGAGTATGACAATAGACCCGGTAAAAGGTTATTCTGAAAAAGAATTGACCGGTACCGTAAAAAAAGAACTCGCTCTTTTCCTGCATCCGGTAAAAGGATGGTTCGATAAAAAAGGCTGGCCTATAGGCAGGCTGGTATCCAGGTCTGAGATTTTCGAACATATCCGGAAAATCGAGGGGATCAAATGTATCCTGAAGATTTCAATTTCAGGGGATAATGGTTCAAGCCCTGATGCGAACGGGAACCTGAAGTTGCCCTCAGAAATATCAACAGTTTATCCTGGCAGCATATCCGTGATAATCAACAAAGATCTAAATAAATGCAGGAGCGATGGTGTGAATGGATGA
- a CDS encoding phage tail protein: protein MTTGNKPYPYTSFRFRIEIGGITVAQVTEVTGLILETETESYEEGGVNDYVHLLPKRTKYQHITLKRGISDLDDMWKWYQEVVSGKFKKKNGTVVLQDVTGKDKWCWNFEQAYPVKWTGPELRADSNTVAFETIELAHHGIKKG from the coding sequence ATGACAACAGGTAATAAACCATATCCATATACTTCATTCAGGTTCAGGATCGAGATCGGAGGAATTACTGTCGCGCAGGTTACAGAGGTAACAGGGCTTATACTTGAAACTGAAACTGAATCCTATGAAGAGGGCGGTGTTAATGATTATGTGCACCTGCTTCCTAAAAGGACAAAATACCAGCACATCACCCTGAAAAGAGGTATTTCTGATCTTGATGATATGTGGAAATGGTACCAGGAAGTGGTAAGTGGTAAGTTTAAGAAGAAAAACGGTACTGTTGTCCTGCAGGATGTCACAGGCAAAGATAAATGGTGCTGGAATTTCGAACAGGCATATCCGGTCAAGTGGACAGGCCCGGAATTAAGAGCAGACAGTAATACTGTCGCATTTGAGACTATTGAACTTGCACATCACGGTATCAAGAAGGGCTAA
- a CDS encoding GPW/gp25 family protein has translation MSKDFLGRGWKYPVRVDENGKIAISEYDEDIKEAIRIILGTAKGERIMRPEFGCGIHEYVFSSINAVNLSLIETSVRDALTLWEPRIELINVNTDAGQADEGKLFINIDYRVRATNTQFNLVYPFYLKEGE, from the coding sequence ATGAGCAAGGATTTTCTTGGCAGAGGATGGAAGTACCCTGTCAGGGTCGATGAAAATGGAAAGATCGCCATTTCCGAATATGATGAAGATATCAAAGAAGCGATCAGGATAATCCTTGGAACTGCTAAAGGAGAACGCATCATGCGTCCTGAATTCGGATGTGGGATACACGAATATGTTTTTAGTTCTATAAATGCGGTAAACCTGTCCCTTATCGAGACAAGCGTAAGAGACGCACTTACACTGTGGGAGCCGCGGATTGAACTTATAAATGTGAACACGGATGCAGGACAGGCAGATGAAGGCAAGCTTTTCATAAATATCGATTACAGGGTACGTGCGACAAATACCCAATTTAATCTTGTTTATCCGTTTTACTTAAAGGAAGGAGAATAA